The genomic window CCGGTTCAATCGTGCTGTCGTTCTTCGGAATAACAATCAGTAGCCTTCGTATCGCAGGCGGCCTGATAATCGCGTTCATCGGCTTTCGAATGCTGTTCCCGCCGCCTAGCGACACACCATCGGATGAGAGCCCCGCGGAAGGCGGAGAGATAGCCTTCACCCCTTTGGCCGTCCCGATGCTCAGCGGCCCCGGTTCCATCGCCGTCGTGATCGGCATGTCGGCCGAAGTTGCGGCCCATGAAGTCGGAGACGGACGTCTTCTCGGCTATCTAGCGGTGGCAATAGCTATATTGATAACCGCTTTGCTCGCATTCTTGGTGCTCAAAGCCTCTACCAGAGTGGTTCGCTTCATGGGGGATTCAGGCATCAACGCCATGACCCGTGTCATGGGCTTCTTCCTGATTTGCATTGGCGTGGAATTCATAATCGGGGCATTGGCCACTCTGTTTCCAGAACTCGCGCTGGCCTAAGCGGCCCGCACCAAGCAGCGTTCTGTGACGGTTTCGCGTGTCACCGCGCCCGACCCTTTCTCCTGTTAAGTCGAATGATCACTTCAAATTTTGATACACATCAAAGATAATCGGTAGTTGTTAACAAACTATCATAGAGCTTATTCTAGACGCTCGGCTTTTGGGAGATTTGTTTCGATTATTCAGAAAACGGTAAGCATTGGCTGCATTGTCGAGGGAACGTGGGAAAATGATGAAGGTACTTCTGAGCTTTGGACTAGCTTCACTTTGGGCCAGCGCGGCTGCCGCACAAGGTTACACGGGAGATGTGGCGATTGGTGAGGACGATGTCCGCCTTGGTGCAGCTCATTACTCGCCTTATCTGGACCAATCCTATCCAAACCGAGTTCTTTGGGGCGACACCCACCTACACACCTCTTATTCCACGGACGCCGGTATGATCGGGAACACGCTTGGGCCCGAGGAGGCTTTCCGCTTCGCAAAGGGCGAGAAAGTTCGCGCGTCAGTAGGAGAGTACGCTCAGCTAATACGGCCTCTCGATTTTCTTGTGGTAGCGGATCACGCGGAGAACCTTGGGCTTGCGCCAATGATCGCGGAATCGAACCCAGGCTTATTGGCGAACGATTGGGGGCGAAAACTCCATGACCTGGTAAAGGACGGCGACCCAATCGGGGCATATGTGGAATGGGGCGCTGCGCTAAATGCGCTGAACGACCCGATCGATGATCCAAATCTGACGCGCTCTATTTGGAATCGTATTGTGGAGAGCGCCGAAAGCCACAATGAGCCAGGTGCCTTCACCGCGCTGCATGGTTTTGAGTGGTCATCCGGACCCGATGCCAACAATTTGCATCGGGTGGTCATGTTTCGCGATGACGCGGAAAGTGTCGAAGACCTTGTACCGTTTTCTGCATACGACAGCAGTGATCCTGAGGACCTTTGGGACTGGATGGAAGCCTATGAAGAAAACACGGGCGGACAAGTTATAGCCTTCGCCCACAATGGGAATCTCTCAAATGGTCTGATGTTTGACGATCAGCGGATGAATGGTGAGCCCCTTGGGATTGATTACGCTGAGCGTCGGATGCGTTGGGAGCCGGTTTATGAAGTCACCCAGATCAAGGGTGATGGTGAAACCCACCCTCTCTTGTCACCAGATGACGAATTCGCCGATTACTACACCTGGGACCGTGGAAATTTCGGAACTGAGTTTAAGACACCAGAGATGCTGCCGCGCGAATATGCGCGTCAGGCGCTGGCGCGGGGTCTCAAATACGAGGCTGAGATCGGCGCAAACCCCTTCAAGTTCGGCATGATCGGCGCGACTGACAGCCATACCTCGCTCGCGTCAACCAGAGAAGACAACTACTTCGGCAAGGCCAGCATCGTCGAACCTGGGACCGGTAAGAATCGCTATGAGGACTTTATCGTTCAGCCGGTGGTCATGGGTGAAGATATCGCGATCCGTCACTACGAGACTCTGGCCTCGGGCCTCGCAGGAGTCTGGTCGCGGGAAAATACGCGAGAGGCCATCTGGGATGCTTTCAAGCGTAAGGAGGTTTACGCAACAACCGGCACTCGGATCACGGTACGCGTCTTTGCCGGTTGGGACTTCGAAGCCGACGAGGTGCAGCGTCCGGATTTCGCGGCCGCGGGTTACGACCGCGGGGTTCCCATGGGCGGCGACCTCTTCGCAGGTCCGGAAGGCGCGGCTCCCACCTTCATGGTGCGTGCCCTGCGAGACGTGGACGGCGCCAACCTCGACCGAATTCAGGTTGTGAAAGGCTGGGTAGATGCCTCCGGCGAACCGAAGACCAAGGTGTTCGATATCGCCTGGTCCGGTGACCGGGAACTGGATGCGAATGGCAAACTCCCGCCTGTCGGAAGCACTGTGGAAGGCGCGGACTACACCAATTCGATTGGTGTCGCAGCGATGGGCGGGTACTGGGTCGATCCCGAGTTCGACCCAACCCAGCGTGCTTACTACTACGTGCGTGTTCTGGAGATACCGACTCCGTCTTGGCTGGCCTATGACGAGGCTTTCTATGGAAACCAGGATTTGCCGGAAGACGCGGTAATGGTGCAGCAGGAACGCGCCTATACCTCGCCGATCTGGTACACGCCGGAAGGATGAGGAGAAGGCCCATGTTCCTATCTTTTCGCATGGCAGTCGCCGCCCTCGTCGCGACGACCGCAGTGACCTCCGCAGAGGTCCAGGCGGCCGAGGGCGGCAGTAGTCACTACCTTCCGGGGGCATCAGGCGATCGTCTCCTCGCCGCGCCGCCGCCTCCCGGTCTGCTCGCCGCCAACACCATCTGGTGGCAATCCGGTAGCGCCGGAGCCGCCGTCCTTCAAGGGCAGGTCAACGTGGATCTCGACCTGGATGTTGTGCTTGATCTCGCCACGGTCAGCTACACCTTCGAGCAGCCCGTCCTTGGCGGTACCTACAGCATCGGCGCGCTGGTTCCCTTCGGCTACGCGAGGCTTGAGGGGCGCCTGTCTGGGCCGGGCGGCTCGATCTCGGCTTCGGGAGACTCCACCAACCTCAGCGACATCGCCCTCATACCCCTGCAACTGAACTGGCAGTTGGGTCAGTTCTCCCTGAAATTCGCCGAGGTGGTGGTCGCGCCGACTGGGGCCTACGACGTGAACAAGGCCGTCAACCTTGGCCGCAACTACTGGAGTTTTGACACGACCGGTGCGGTGACCTGGATGGATGAAAGCGGGCGTATGGAACTCTCCTTGGCCCCGGGGCTGATGCTGAACACGGAGAATCCAGACACTAACTATAAGACCGGGGCGGAGTTCCACGCTGACTTCACCGCCAACTACTTCCTTGAGCCGACGCTGGCAGTTGGCCTCAGGGGCTACTACTACCACCAGGTGAGCGATGACAGTGGTAGCGGTGCTCTGCTCGGCGACTTTCGCTCTCGCTCCTTCGGCATGGGGCCGGGCGTCTTCTGGGCGCCGCCCTCGCTCGGCGGACGGCTCTCCTTCTTTGGCAAGTGGATGCACGACTTCAGCGCTGAGAACCGCTTTGAATCGGACTACGTCACCCTAGGCGGTGCTTGGAAGTTCTGATTGGCCACGAGGCGGAAAATCTGCATTAGCATCGCACCGATTGTTGAATAATCAACGCGCAGAGTTCAGGGGGCGCTTTTAGCCAATAGCGGACACCCAGAATGGGCGC from Limibacillus sp. includes these protein-coding regions:
- a CDS encoding MarC family NAAT transporter, coding for MISEFIEYAVLAVLALIPIANPFSTAPLFLGLTSKLSDDARDRVALRASIYMASTLLLFLLAGSIVLSFFGITISSLRIAGGLIIAFIGFRMLFPPPSDTPSDESPAEGGEIAFTPLAVPMLSGPGSIAVVIGMSAEVAAHEVGDGRLLGYLAVAIAILITALLAFLVLKASTRVVRFMGDSGINAMTRVMGFFLICIGVEFIIGALATLFPELALA
- a CDS encoding DUF3604 domain-containing protein — protein: MMKVLLSFGLASLWASAAAAQGYTGDVAIGEDDVRLGAAHYSPYLDQSYPNRVLWGDTHLHTSYSTDAGMIGNTLGPEEAFRFAKGEKVRASVGEYAQLIRPLDFLVVADHAENLGLAPMIAESNPGLLANDWGRKLHDLVKDGDPIGAYVEWGAALNALNDPIDDPNLTRSIWNRIVESAESHNEPGAFTALHGFEWSSGPDANNLHRVVMFRDDAESVEDLVPFSAYDSSDPEDLWDWMEAYEENTGGQVIAFAHNGNLSNGLMFDDQRMNGEPLGIDYAERRMRWEPVYEVTQIKGDGETHPLLSPDDEFADYYTWDRGNFGTEFKTPEMLPREYARQALARGLKYEAEIGANPFKFGMIGATDSHTSLASTREDNYFGKASIVEPGTGKNRYEDFIVQPVVMGEDIAIRHYETLASGLAGVWSRENTREAIWDAFKRKEVYATTGTRITVRVFAGWDFEADEVQRPDFAAAGYDRGVPMGGDLFAGPEGAAPTFMVRALRDVDGANLDRIQVVKGWVDASGEPKTKVFDIAWSGDRELDANGKLPPVGSTVEGADYTNSIGVAAMGGYWVDPEFDPTQRAYYYVRVLEIPTPSWLAYDEAFYGNQDLPEDAVMVQQERAYTSPIWYTPEG
- a CDS encoding transporter — protein: MFLSFRMAVAALVATTAVTSAEVQAAEGGSSHYLPGASGDRLLAAPPPPGLLAANTIWWQSGSAGAAVLQGQVNVDLDLDVVLDLATVSYTFEQPVLGGTYSIGALVPFGYARLEGRLSGPGGSISASGDSTNLSDIALIPLQLNWQLGQFSLKFAEVVVAPTGAYDVNKAVNLGRNYWSFDTTGAVTWMDESGRMELSLAPGLMLNTENPDTNYKTGAEFHADFTANYFLEPTLAVGLRGYYYHQVSDDSGSGALLGDFRSRSFGMGPGVFWAPPSLGGRLSFFGKWMHDFSAENRFESDYVTLGGAWKF